The region GGACATCAGCTTCCAGTCTTTCCCAACATTGCCGCTACTGCGGGTGGGTGTGATGGGACCCGAGCTCAtgtttgaggaaggcctcttggactccTCTAGGAGAAAGGGCTGGGTGGAGGCTGGGAATTTGGATATGTTGGTAGCCATCCTGGGGCAGATCTGGATTTGGACAGCCTGCCCGaaccccgtcaatcaatcaattgtacttattctttcattcattcactgtatttactgagcacttgctgtgtgcagagcactgtactaagcacttgggcgagtacaacaaaacagtagacacattctctgcccacagtgagcatacaggctACAGGatgaacttattgagtgcttactgtgtgcagtgctctgtactaagtgcttgggagggtacaatagaacagagttggtagaaacattccctgcccacaatgagcttacagtctagagggggagacagacattaacataaataaattttagatgtgtatataagtactgtggggctgaggtgggaatgaataaagggagcaaatcagggaaatgcagaagggcatgggagaagaagaaatgagggcttaggcagggaaaacACTGATATTGCGTATTTTGTACTGAATAAATTATGGAACCCAGTGAGTCCACAGCCAGGTCACACCCCTTGCAAgtttacccattcattcattcaatcgtatttattgagctcttactgggtgcagagcgctgtactaagtgcttgggaagtacaattcagcaacagatagagacaatccctgcccacaatggattcagagtctgggggtgggggacggacatcaaaacaagtaaacagtcattggtggcatcaatataaataaatagaattatagatatatgtatacacatcattaataaaaatggatagaatatagttatatatacaaatctacacaagtgctgtggggagtggaagggggttgagcaaagggagcgagtcggggcgatgaggaggggagggaaagcaggctgACCATCATCATGACCAGTGGGTGTGGGGTCCCTGATGATTCTGGGACTTGTACTTCTCTAAGGGAATTCTCATTATCAAGAAAGTTCAGTCATGCAGTCTACTTCAGTGGGGAACTGTGGGTCCCAGAATTCCCCCacctaatctgggcagcagcagcagcatgggagagaatcaagggcgaagactcaagttttctgtggtattggtaaaccaattctggattttcaccaagaaaactctctggatacaccaccggaatgattgcagatggaggtggagtgttctgggagagatgtgtccatggcgtcgctaagggtcggaaatgactcaacaccataagacaagacaagaataataataacaatagtgatactTGTTGCAcacttcctatttgccaagcattgcactaagtgctgggggtgcatacaagataatctgaccccacatggggctcaaagtaaaATGGGTGTTTTTGGGTGTTCTTTTtttatatttgctaagtgtttactaaatgtcaggtgctgcactaagtgctgtggtagatgaaAAATggtcaggttgtacatagtccctgtcattaattcattctttcgttcagttgtaattattgagcacttactgggtgcagagcactgaactaagtgcttgggagagtacaatgcaacaataaacaaacacgcttcctgccaacaatgagcttacaggttagaggtggggagacagaaataatacaaatgaatttcagatatgtacataagtgctgtggggctgggcagggggttgactaaagggagcaagtcagggcaacacagaagggagtgggagaagaagaaacagcgtagctcagtggaaagagcccaggctttggagtcagaggtcatgggttcgtatcccggctctgccacatgtctgctgtgtgaccttgggcaagtcacttcacttctctgagcctcagtgacctcatctgtaaaatggggatgaagactgtgagccccacgtgggacaacctgatcaccttgtatcccccccagcgcttagaacagtgctctgcacatagtaagcgctaacaaatgccatcatcatcatcaagaaacggtgggtggggagaaggagaaaaggtggggagaaaaggaaaggggactcacagacttcattcccattttgcaaatgaggaaactgaggcacagagaagtgaagtgacttgcccaaggtcacacagcaggaaagtgatggagccggggttggatcccagatcctctgattctcaggcccatactttttccactaggccatgctgcttccctacaaatgccgtaatttttatttgttaagcttattactctgtgtcaaattactatgtgtcaagtaatgttctaagtgctggggtcttgtcttctcttatgctttcaagtcatctctgacccatagctactccgtgggcacatctctcccagaatgccccatccctatctgaaatcgttctggtggtgtatgccttgagtttccttggtaaaaatgtggaagtgatttaccactgccttcttccatatagtaaaatcatgtctccaccttcgactctttcccaggccgctgctgcccagcacaggtgagttttgacttgtagcaggttgccttccactctttagctaggaatggaatgggtaggcctctgcttgactctccctcctgtaatggagactggtagagtactggaaactctccaggtgccatcctgaaaggggaagcgctggggtagatacaagtccatcaggtgggacacagtccttgtcccacatggggctcacaatctaaataggagggagaacagtgagtgaaaccccattatacagatgaggaaactgaggcccagagaagtgaagagacttgcccaaagtcacagcaggcacgtgacagaacccaagtcctctgactcccagtcccgtgctctttttactaaACCCCCCTCCATCGCTCACACCTGCTAGGATGCCAGAGGAGAGATGCTCTCCCGATCATCAGTCCAAAGTTGGCCAAGTTCATCCCTGAGGCCTAAAGCATCTGTGACTTTCGATTGGCCTCCACTTTGGTCCTGCATGATGAGTACTTTTGCTGGTGCCTGACTGCGAGGACCCAAGGGGAATTTTTGCCAGTGGACCTGCCCGACCTGGGGCTCTAGAAAGAGGCTGATACAACTCctctcacctccaagaggccttccctgactaagccctcttttcctcccctctcactcccttctgcgtctccttgacttattcccttttttcatcccccttcccagccccactgcacttatttgCATACCTGTAATATTTTTATTTAGAtcgatatctgcctccccctctagtctgtgagctcgttgtgggcagggaatgtgtctgttaattgttatattgtactctcccaagcgcttagtacagtgctcttcacacagtaagtgctcaaagaatatgattgactgacttactgactgaccaaCTTTGAGAGCTGCAATCCCAGGCCTCTTGGAGTCACCCACATGGAGGGCAAGCTACAGCCTGCTCTTCCTGATCTGCCTCTCCTCCGTGGCAGGTGCATCACCCagatcctctttcccctcttaccTGAGAAAGGGGTTAAGCAACATGAATAAGGAAGTTTCACCACTTCAAAGAACACGAGGAATAAAATTTTGTTTTCACTGGCCCCCGCTTAGATACTGGAATCCAAACACCTGGATGTGGAAATCAACCGTGGGAAATGGAAGGGACTTTAAAAGAGTATACAGTCCCCAACATATTGAGTTGTCCTGATTTGGACTGTCCAGTTtggcggagaatcaatcaatcaatcattggaatttactgagagcttactgtgggcagagcagtgtactaaccgcttgggagagaaaatagaacagagttggtagacacggtccctccctctaatgagcttacagtctagagggggaaaccgacagtcatataaataaattacgggtgtgttcatcagtgcttagtacagtgcctggcacatagtaggtacttaattaatagcacaattattattattattattgtttttagtgctgtggagctgaggatgggatgaataccaagtgtccaaagggtgCAGTTTTACTTTCAAGGACAGTGTAAATCACCAGTGGGATTAACAGGAAGATGGAGGCTAAATGATTTGCCTGGCCAGATGGGACCTTCACTCACCATAGACCATTGGCATCGTTACTGCTGTTACTGACCCCACCATGATCACTGTGGATCTCACTGTTGGCCTTGTAAGTTGGTAGAGCTGGGTATCTTCAGTAAAAAGGTCAACATGCCCTCCTGGGACAGGGAGCAGTGGTGCCCCTGTTCCTTtagccagcccagcccaaactCAACCAGCATGGTGAGCCTGGAGGGGGCCGCCAGAGAAGTGGGAGCCCAAATGAGAGTTTGGTTTTCCAGTAGGAGGGCTAAAAGCAATGGGGGTCTGACTAgtacagcatggttcagtggaaagagcacaggcttgggaggaagagaacgtgggttctaatcttggctctgccacttgactgctgtgtgaccttggacaagctacttcacttctctgtgcctcagctacctcatctgtaaaatagggattaagactgagagccacacaagggacaacctgattaccatgtacctaccccagggcttagaacagtgctcgccacatagtaagcacctaacaaataccattattattattagtagtagtagtagtagtagcagtagtagtagtagtagtagtaactcgtgggtagggaaagtggctgttacattgttttatagtattctcccaagtacttagtaaagtgcaaagtgctcaattaataccactgatttatggaTTTAAGTGTTTCAGCTGTGCACGTTAGAGTTTCCAGGTGTGTGGGACAAGATCTCCAGATGGATCCTGGTTCCCCATGCCTGTCAgatgggagttgggagaggggtTCTCAGCCATAGCTCCCCCAGGATGGTGGCCGgccgggatgggggaagaggggctgTTTGACCCTTCCGGGGCCCTGCCTTCCTTGGCTGAGTCCTACAGATGCAGGGTCTCCCAAGAGTTCTTTGTCTTAAAAGGTTCCTGCAAAAAAATCCCAAACAACCAGGGGAGAGTGCAGCAAGTTAAGATTTCAGAAAATGGATACAATGGGAGGCGTCTTCCTGATTGTATGGGAGGGTTCTGTCATGCCCAGCATGGGAAGGAGCACAGTTCCCACATGAACATGTAAAGTTTCAATTTATTTGGTTTCTGAAAGGGTGATATCTAGTCGCGTGGACACAGGATTATGCCAATTAATATTTAACGGTGAGGCCAACACTATGTTGCGCAACAGCCTTTGGGATAAATAGTGGATGGCAGTGAGACTGGCACAGCCTTCCTCAGACGCTAGCTAAGACGCGTCCCTCCGACGTCCCCAGGTGTGGCATCACAACCATCTGCATCTCAGCTGACTGACTCTGCAGGTGGGCAGTGGGAGACCTCCGGCCTCGGGTAGTCACCGTCAGGCATCGTTTATCTTCGCCCCCAGTCTCCGCACAGTTTCTTTCCATCTGAAGAGGTATGTAGGGCTGTCAGTTCCATGTTGAGGCAGCTCTGTCCATGGCATGCCCATGCTTGCATGGAGCCTTCCATGATGGAGCACTCTTCTTCTGGCTTTCTTCAACCCCTAGGCGTGTGTGGTCCCAGTACTTGGGTGCAGCGACACGAGAGCTGCAGGGTGCATAATTGGCATTCAGTGGGAAGTTGGGGAGCACAATGAAATACAATTGGCACTTGAATGGTTACGATAGATAGACTCAATAagcatgatccccaccctcgagGAGGATGTGATAGTGTTGCCATCATTGTCTCTCGAGCATCTTATCCAGGACTCTGGACTGAAATGCCCAGGATGGAGACCACCTGACGATGGCTCCATGTCCAGATGACTgtccactcccctccttaaaaatctccagtggttgcctatcaaccttcgcatgaatcaatcaattaatcaatcaatcgtatttattgaacgcttactgtgtgcagagcactgtactaagcacttgggaagtacaagttggcaacatatagagacagtccctacccaacagtgggctcacagtctagaagggctcacagtaccCACTATtgggttcaaagctctccatcaccttgcgcaatcctacctcacctccttaatctcctacagcccagcccacacactccactcctctgccgctaaccatcTCACATGCCTCATtcatgcctgtcccgctgtcgacccccggcccatgtcctacccctggcctggaatgccctccctttacacatccaccaaactagctttcttcctcccttcaaagccctactgagagctcacctcctccggaaggccttcccagactgagccccccccccttttcctgtgctcctcctcccttccccatcacccccactccctccctctgccctaactccttcccctccccacagcacttatgtagatctgtacatatttatcactctattttattgaagGGGTGTAtatagctggagaagcagcatggctcagtggaaagagcctgggctttggagtcagaggttatgggttcaaatcccggctcttccaattgtcagccatgtgactttgggaaagtcacttaacttctctgggcctcagttccctcatctgtaaaatggggatgaagcctgtgagcccgttgttgttcaacctgaataccttgttcccccccagcacttagaacagtgttttgcacatagtaagtgcttaataaatgccattatttttaatattattattattagtctatctattttgatgtattgacacctgtttacttgttttgttttatcatctgtctcccccttctagactgtgagcctgttgttgggtagggaccgtctctatctgttgccgatttttactttctaagcgcttaatacagtgctctgcacacagtaggcactcaataaatatgatcggttgaatgaaggaatgaaagaatgccCCGAAAGCTGCCTTCTGCCCAGCAGTTGGGTCCTGAGATGGCCTGCCACTCTGTGGTGTCGCTCCAGAAGGAAAACTGAGCCAGCCTGCGTTTGGAGGTTCTGTGCCAAACCTGAGTGTTCACAGCTGCACCGGGGATGGAGTCTCCCACGCCCCTTCAGATACCCCTTGTCTGAGGCACGGGCCTCCCGACTGGTGGGTGGTCCCTGATGTagtttcatcccccccccccgccccaaattcCCTGATTTCTCACAGGACCGGGTCCAAGCAGGATGCAGtaccccctctgcttccagccaACATCCTCTGGGCTGTGGGCCATTCTCTGCCTGGTCTTCGGGGCCACTGTCGTCTCCTGTGGCTATCCCTGTCATGACGTCGGTCCACCTGATGTCAATTTCATGTTCAAGCTGTACCACCGGCTGACTTCCAAATCCCCGAGCCACAACATCCTTTACTCACCAGTTGACATCTCATCCGCCTTGGTGACCCTATCCCTCGGGGCCCGATCCAACACCCAGACACAGATCTTGGAGGGCCTGCAATTCAATCTCACAGAGATATCAGAGGACGAGATCCTCAGGGGCTACCAGTGCATACAAATCAACCTCAATTTGCCAGGTATGTGGCCGGACACAAAGCTAGGGAGTGCTCTGTTCGTAGCCCCTGGTGCATTGCCATCACCAGATTTCATAGATGAGGCTGCTGATATATTTGGATCCGAGATCATCTATGCAGACTTCCAGGACCCTGAGGAGGCAAAGCATCAAATAGACGAATACATCAAGGAGCAGACACTTGACAGGATCAAGAATGCGATCCCCAGTCTAGATGATTATACCTCGCCAGTCCTCGTGAGCACCCCATTCATCAAAGGTGAGAGCCCCATTCTGGATGGGCTCTGATGGGGGTGGGTGGCCAAGGGGATGATGAGGCCAGCAGGATGGCCGAGTGACACCACTGTGGTCAGATGTCCTGTTCCCCTTCCCTGTGATGGCTGGAAGTGTTTGTtaggggaggtgggtgggtctCCCCCATGTCTCAGCAGACGTGCTCTCCCTGAGCTCTGAAgagcctcccctcccttctctaccTGCAACTTCTCTGACTCGTGGATCAAAGTGCCAAGCCACCCATTTCTCTGGAGTCTGGACACGGGgatctcacccctctcctcacagCTTCCCCCGGCACACTGCAGGTGGGGTCACAGTGCCTTTGACCTGGGGCCCAGGGCCCAGCCCTGCAGATTGAGAAGGGGCTGGAGTGCTTTCATGGAGACCCAGGGGTTTGGAAAGCGCCAGCCAGTGTGTAAGGGTTATGAGCACTGTGGGATCCGAGTTCAGCAATGGCAAAGTAATGGCAGCTCTGGAATGGCAGGAgacttgtcccctgcccacaagaagctcctctctgtttctcccatcAGAGATAAAAGTAGAATTACCCGGGGTGGCACTAGAAAGTCCATGGGTTTCTGGGAGCAGAGGCCAGGGAGGGCCAGAGAGGGCTCCTCCACAACTGGACCTGTGGctggagcatgggtctaggattcaaggaatctgggttcaaatccctattttGTTGCTCACCCACCACATAGCCTCAGATGAGGTAGTTgatttctcagggcctcggtttggTCATCTGTCTCGGAAGAAGAGTCGttgtcaaatccccatttgagagcaAGCATTGTCCAGTACGGGGTTCGCAGTCAACCTGACGACCTTCTCGCTTCTCATCAGGGAAGGATCAAAGTGAGAAATAAGAATAGTATTCTCagctcctcccactcccaaagGGTTACCGTCAACTCCCAGTTGAGCCCTGTGAGAGAACCTGTGGCAGCCCATCTCCTTGGAGAGAAGGGGTTTGTAGCCCGGGACTCCCACCATGGAGCAAGGTCGATGGGGGTCCTCCGGGGGAGGGAGATGGCAGGGCTGGACAGAACCACAGAACCAAGGGTGAATGACAAGCTTCATTTAAAATTTTGCCCAGGGCCAGATGTCCGAGAAGCAGTCCAAGGGATCACGACACCCCAACCACATCTCTTGGTCAACCAGGACTCCAGGCCCAGATGATTCTGACATCCTCTAAACCAGAAATGTCATAACCCCTCACAAACCACACTGAGCCAGGTTCTGGCTGGGTCTTTCCTGTATGGGTGAGAATTTTAACTAGTTAATATCTCTGACATCATGAGGGCTCTGATCTTATACCCCACTCATGGCCCTCACCCATCTCTTCGAGACAGGTGCTGAATCTTTGGGACAGGTCCCATCTCCCAGTCTCGACCTGCCTGGATTCATTGTCTGGGCCCCATGTGTGGCCATGTTGTCATGGCCGCCATCCTCCAAAAGGcagttccccaccccaccctgacaCTTCTTTATCTCCTTGTCCGTCTCCCTTCAGGCTAAACTTCCCGGAGTCACACACGCATGATGTGGCATGGGGATGGGAGGTGACCATGGGGGTGACATGGgtgcttctttccccttcccctgacaCACTGAGAATTTGGCCCTGGCGTCTTGTCTTTTCTCTCAACCAGGCCAGTGGGTCTTCCCCTTTGATGCCAGTCAGACCATAGATGAGATGGACTTCTTTGTGGATGACGGGACAGTCGTCAAGGTCCCTGTCATGTACCAGAAGGGTCAGTTTCTCATCTACCGTGATGAAGAGGTGGCCTGCACAACGGTCCATAAGGAATTCGTCACCTCATCCGGCGTCTACTTCATCCTTCCCGATGAAGGGAAGATGAAGCAGGTGGAAGAGGCTATGAGTGGAGAGCTCCTTCTCAAGTGGTTTTACAACAGTGTTCCGAGGTAAACCACCTAATGTATCACTCTCTGAGGAGGATCAGAGGATTAGGGTCTGGGGCCTTTGATGCGCATTCCCAGATCCGGGGCCCCGGGGTCTCTCCTCCATCATGGCTGTGCTGGGTGGGCAGGACCCGGGCCCCCACCACAGTCTGGGATCAGGCGACAGCATCCTCCTGGGCTCTAGGCCGGCCCTGTTGTAGGGGGGCACCTCCCCATGGATAGTCTATCGCAAATATGGAGGCTCATTTCAGTGtaatggttaaagcatgggcctgggaatcagggggtcatgggttttaatcccagctctgccacttatctgttgtgggactgtgggcaagtcacttcacttctgtgtgtctcagttatttcagtgaggggaactgggtccaactcgatttgcttgtatcaccctgcacttagtagagtgtctggcatgaaatgagtgcttaacaagtatcatcatcattatgattattattactattattatttttattatgtgaaGACCCTAACCCTGTCTTGACAAAGCTTccattctagtgggggagacggaggacagatGGATTAATTTCCTTCTC is a window of Tachyglossus aculeatus isolate mTacAcu1 chromosome 1, mTacAcu1.pri, whole genome shotgun sequence DNA encoding:
- the LOC119927453 gene encoding serine protease inhibitor A3M-like, whose translation is MQYPLCFQPTSSGLWAILCLVFGATVVSCGYPCHDVGPPDVNFMFKLYHRLTSKSPSHNILYSPVDISSALVTLSLGARSNTQTQILEGLQFNLTEISEDEILRGYQCIQINLNLPGMWPDTKLGSALFVAPGALPSPDFIDEAADIFGSEIIYADFQDPEEAKHQIDEYIKEQTLDRIKNAIPSLDDYTSPVLVSTPFIKGQWVFPFDASQTIDEMDFFVDDGTVVKVPVMYQKGQFLIYRDEEVACTTVHKEFVTSSGVYFILPDEGKMKQVEEAMSGELLLKWFYNSVPSDFELYVPKFSLSATYDLEEILSDIGIEDLFTQRADLSGLTNQSGAAVSKVRHSATLEVEEDGLIAAGSTGIVVSSGPAHTLPAPSHRSPPVHSEGTTMTFQSPILFNRPFLIGVFHGRAYTTLFWGKVVNPALRRDERMVMVDGPCQFVASRQRDCNVLGAKVSVSLGSSLSWLMVNQHSHGSKDNSTISSGYHWIKELLLSCYCEI